The Candidatus Poribacteria bacterium genome has a window encoding:
- a CDS encoding ABC transporter permease subunit codes for MLRNLIRQELLTHLMSARFFAAVVITLLLVFANAVVLLEDYERRLVRYSQQENVHRQKAQEAKTYSMLKLSVERPPNPLSLFSAGLDKRLGSTFDIYYGRVPMISDGSARSLDNAFLNLFSKIDLVLIFQVVLSLMALLFAYDAIAGDWENGTLRLVISHPVRRGSILLAKYIGAMVCLLLPVLMSLLMVLILLSTVGSIQLGGEDFLRIGGIALTTTIYLSAFYLIGLLISTTTRRTATSLMLCMFLWVALVLVYPNWSRFAITPVGDTRAIHSSANQQIEQIWEEVDREENQFLANSPLEGKPRKFNLDVQQSNSFSSGGHLSRRYGIDLKLGNKSDALVPHVQNYHATMGALYIRSAEQIALVRKQTLDSTSLRRAIWHERLMKLSPASLYTFATSAWAGTDLEGMFDFVQAAQGYRRTVIDYFHDKDAFGSRQWFASDKGTVDWWDLPQFRFDRTDVWENATRALPELFLLLLINLVLFTLTFLIFTKIEV; via the coding sequence ATGCTACGAAACCTTATCCGCCAAGAGCTTCTAACGCACCTGATGAGCGCGCGATTCTTTGCTGCTGTTGTGATTACACTTCTCCTCGTTTTCGCCAATGCCGTTGTTCTTCTCGAAGATTACGAGCGTCGATTGGTGAGATATAGCCAGCAAGAGAACGTTCATCGTCAGAAAGCGCAGGAAGCAAAAACCTACTCAATGCTAAAACTATCGGTTGAACGTCCGCCGAATCCCTTAAGTCTCTTTAGTGCGGGATTGGATAAACGGCTTGGAAGTACCTTTGACATTTACTACGGTCGCGTCCCGATGATTTCGGATGGTTCGGCGCGAAGTCTCGATAACGCGTTTCTCAACCTCTTTTCAAAGATTGATCTCGTCCTCATCTTTCAAGTCGTTTTGAGCCTAATGGCACTGCTTTTCGCTTATGACGCAATTGCAGGAGACTGGGAAAATGGCACCTTACGCTTGGTTATTTCCCATCCAGTGAGGCGTGGATCCATTCTACTTGCCAAATATATTGGTGCTATGGTCTGCCTGCTGCTCCCCGTGCTGATGAGTCTCCTGATGGTCCTGATTCTGTTATCCACTGTCGGTTCAATCCAATTGGGTGGAGAAGATTTTCTGCGGATCGGCGGGATAGCTCTGACGACAACTATCTATTTGTCTGCTTTTTATCTCATTGGACTGTTGATTTCCACAACAACGCGCCGGACTGCCACCTCATTGATGCTCTGTATGTTTTTGTGGGTAGCTTTAGTACTCGTCTATCCAAATTGGAGCCGATTTGCCATCACTCCAGTTGGTGATACGCGCGCAATACATTCATCGGCGAATCAACAGATAGAACAGATTTGGGAGGAGGTTGACAGAGAAGAAAACCAGTTTTTAGCGAACAGTCCGCTTGAAGGCAAACCTCGAAAGTTTAATCTGGATGTTCAGCAGTCAAATAGTTTCTCGTCAGGGGGACACCTCAGCAGACGGTATGGAATAGATCTGAAATTGGGAAATAAATCAGACGCTCTCGTGCCGCACGTTCAAAATTATCATGCGACTATGGGTGCCTTGTACATCCGTTCGGCAGAACAGATCGCTTTAGTGCGAAAACAGACTTTAGATAGCACCTCTCTCCGGAGAGCGATATGGCATGAACGTTTAATGAAACTCAGTCCTGCCAGCTTATATACGTTCGCAACCTCCGCCTGGGCAGGCACGGATTTGGAGGGCATGTTTGATTTTGTCCAAGCCGCTCAGGGTTACCGGCGTACGGTCATTGACTATTTCCACGACAAAGACGCATTCGGCAGTCGACAATGGTTCGCCTCTGATAAAGGCACAGTAGACTGGTGGGATTTGCCACAGTTCCGTTTTGATCGAACGGATGTTTGGGAAAACGCAACGCGGGCACTGCCTGAATTGTTTTTACTCCTATTAATCAATCTGGTTCTGTTCACGCTGACATTTCTGATTTTCACCAAAATTGAAGTCTAA
- a CDS encoding ABC transporter permease yields the protein MLMTLIQKEMMHHILSVRFVALLLMCLLLVPLTLHINYRNYLQNQVNYQESIKLSGAETEEKLPDSPAPDLEVSKLFLEPTPLSVFAKGLEESLPSYLGMTRNGVKQGSTSVAEAPLSSALGNLDFLFVVSTVFSLLALLFTFDAVAGEKEAGTLRITLANALPRDLFLWSKLIGGYIVFVVPFLVSFLLGLLLLVSQGFPLGESDIFLRVCSLTLVSLLYIGVFFAIGTVISTYLDNSKTALIIAFTVWVLAVLIAPRVGFLTAKLIAPTRAIQSVHMEKTAIRNNLNAEKEQVLGKKITETLGTSFSLNETLPKIKELREPIDAEYRQKFQEQVEKLEREYQREKKRQESVGETFSRITPTSSLIYLAMNLAETGKIKRNTYFQAGNRYYIQLEEEYFSEITDDDFATMARFVSGKTEPNKIAPPPDMAETSLSETLRHSVVDLLLLCFLAVVLTTVAFLKFFRLDI from the coding sequence ATGTTAATGACGCTAATTCAAAAAGAGATGATGCATCATATTCTGAGCGTCCGGTTCGTCGCGCTCCTGTTGATGTGTCTCCTGCTTGTTCCGCTCACCCTGCACATCAATTACCGCAATTACCTTCAAAACCAAGTCAATTATCAAGAATCCATCAAACTATCGGGCGCAGAAACCGAAGAGAAACTGCCAGATTCCCCAGCCCCGGACCTGGAAGTTTCCAAACTCTTTCTTGAACCGACACCTTTGAGCGTCTTCGCGAAAGGTTTAGAAGAATCGCTTCCCAGTTACCTTGGGATGACACGCAACGGTGTAAAGCAGGGGTCAACGTCCGTTGCAGAAGCCCCTCTCTCCTCCGCTTTAGGGAACCTCGATTTTCTGTTCGTTGTTAGCACTGTCTTCAGTCTACTTGCGTTGTTGTTTACGTTTGATGCCGTCGCAGGCGAAAAAGAGGCTGGAACGCTTCGGATAACTCTGGCAAATGCCCTACCACGAGATTTGTTCTTGTGGAGTAAACTAATTGGTGGATATATCGTGTTTGTTGTTCCTTTCTTAGTATCGTTTCTCTTAGGTTTACTCCTGCTTGTCTCGCAAGGGTTCCCTTTGGGTGAATCTGACATCTTTCTACGTGTGTGCAGTTTGACCTTAGTCTCGTTGCTCTACATCGGTGTATTTTTTGCGATAGGAACAGTAATTTCCACTTACTTAGATAACTCTAAGACAGCCCTCATTATTGCCTTTACCGTTTGGGTGCTTGCCGTGCTGATTGCCCCACGCGTTGGGTTTCTCACTGCTAAACTCATTGCACCGACACGCGCGATTCAGAGCGTCCACATGGAAAAAACTGCGATTCGCAATAATCTTAATGCAGAAAAGGAACAAGTGCTTGGCAAAAAAATAACAGAAACTTTAGGGACTTCGTTTAGTCTCAACGAGACTCTCCCAAAAATCAAGGAACTCAGGGAACCGATTGATGCCGAATATCGACAGAAGTTTCAGGAGCAAGTTGAGAAACTCGAACGAGAATACCAGCGTGAAAAAAAGCGGCAGGAATCGGTTGGAGAAACCTTTTCTCGAATCACTCCCACATCTTCCTTGATTTACCTCGCCATGAATTTAGCCGAGACCGGGAAAATAAAAAGAAACACCTATTTTCAAGCGGGTAATCGTTATTACATTCAGCTTGAAGAAGAGTATTTCAGTGAAATTACGGACGATGACTTTGCGACAATGGCGCGATTCGTATCTGGTAAAACAGAACCGAATAAGATTGCCCCGCCGCCAGACATGGCGGAAACGTCTTTATCAGAAACTCTCCGCCACTCCGTGGTGGATCTACTGCTGCTCTGTTTTTTAGCAGTGGTGTTGACGACCGTGGCTTTTCTGAAATTTTTTAGATTGGATATTTGA